One window of the Herbiconiux sp. L3-i23 genome contains the following:
- a CDS encoding heme oxygenase (biliverdin-producing) produces the protein MSVLPFSQALRERTRTDHSSSEGAGFMTDLMAGKGSRDDYVALVEQHYFIYEAIESAAHAMADDPVARHFIARELTRLPALEQDLAFLVGEDWRDRISPLPTTSRYVARIEEVCHDWAGGFVAHHYTRYLGDLSGGQIIRTLMQRQFGFETNGVGFYLFDQIAKPREFKDRYREQLDSVGWDASEQQRVIDEVVLAYRFNTELFADLADNRSFRSAAVG, from the coding sequence GTGAGCGTCCTGCCCTTCTCGCAAGCACTGCGCGAGCGAACCCGCACCGACCATTCGTCGAGCGAAGGGGCCGGCTTCATGACCGACCTCATGGCGGGCAAGGGCAGCCGCGACGACTACGTCGCTCTCGTCGAACAGCACTACTTCATCTACGAGGCCATCGAATCGGCAGCCCACGCGATGGCCGACGACCCGGTCGCGCGCCACTTCATCGCGCGCGAACTCACCCGGCTTCCCGCCCTGGAGCAGGATCTCGCCTTCCTCGTGGGGGAGGACTGGCGCGACCGCATCTCACCGCTGCCCACCACGTCGCGGTACGTCGCCCGCATCGAAGAGGTATGCCACGACTGGGCGGGCGGCTTCGTCGCCCACCACTACACCCGCTACCTCGGCGACCTTTCCGGTGGGCAGATCATCCGCACCCTCATGCAGCGCCAGTTCGGCTTCGAGACCAACGGTGTCGGCTTCTACCTGTTCGACCAGATCGCCAAGCCGCGCGAGTTCAAGGACCGCTACCGCGAGCAACTCGACAGCGTCGGCTGGGACGCGTCCGAGCAGCAGCGGGTCATCGACGAGGTCGTCCTCGCCTACCGCTTCAACACCGAGCTGTTCGCCGACCTGGCGGACAACCGGTCATTTCGGAGCGCCGCCGTCGGCTGA
- the dcd gene encoding dCTP deaminase, with translation MLLSDRDIRAQIESGRIGLEPYSPELLQPSSFDVRIDRYFRLFDNHKYPFIDPAEDQPELTRLVEAKSDQAFILHPGEFVLGSTFERVTLPDDVAARLEGKSSLGRLGLLTHSTAGFIDPGFSGHVTLELSNVATLPIKLWPGMKIGQLCFFQLSSPAEQPYGSAGYQSRYHGQRGPTASRSFQNFHRTDVTVTDAGSPGA, from the coding sequence GTGCTGCTCTCGGACCGCGATATCCGTGCCCAGATCGAATCCGGTCGCATCGGACTCGAGCCGTATTCGCCCGAGTTGCTGCAGCCGTCGAGCTTCGATGTGCGAATCGACCGGTATTTCCGGCTGTTCGACAACCACAAGTACCCCTTCATCGACCCCGCCGAGGATCAGCCCGAGCTGACCCGGCTCGTCGAGGCGAAGTCGGATCAGGCCTTCATCCTTCATCCGGGGGAATTCGTGCTCGGGTCGACCTTCGAGCGGGTCACGTTGCCCGACGACGTCGCCGCCCGCCTCGAGGGCAAGAGCTCGCTCGGCCGTCTCGGCCTGCTGACCCATTCGACCGCGGGGTTCATCGATCCCGGCTTCTCCGGTCACGTCACCCTCGAACTGAGCAACGTGGCGACCCTGCCCATCAAGCTGTGGCCCGGCATGAAGATCGGCCAGCTCTGCTTCTTCCAGCTGAGCAGCCCCGCCGAGCAGCCGTACGGCTCCGCCGGCTACCAGTCGCGGTATCACGGCCAGCGGGGGCCGACCGCGTCGCGGTCCTTCCAGAACTTCCACCGCACCGACGTCACCGTCACGGACGCGGGCAGCCCTGGCGCCTGA
- a CDS encoding DUF4383 domain-containing protein codes for MTHSPNRIVATAFGAVYLLVGLLGYLVAGGNTGFISTDGPLLLGIFQINHLHNTAHLLIGAALLIAGLSNVAAAKTVNGVVGAAYLLLGIVGFFIVDTPANLLALNLPDHFLHLGSAVILGGVALGADKSTAGGVAHA; via the coding sequence CTGACCCATTCGCCCAACCGCATCGTCGCCACGGCCTTCGGAGCGGTCTACCTGCTGGTCGGCCTGCTCGGCTACCTCGTCGCGGGCGGCAACACCGGATTCATCTCCACCGACGGTCCCCTGCTGCTCGGCATCTTCCAGATCAACCACCTGCACAACACCGCACACCTGCTGATCGGTGCGGCGCTCCTGATCGCCGGACTCAGCAACGTGGCGGCCGCCAAGACCGTCAACGGCGTCGTCGGTGCGGCCTACCTGCTGCTCGGTATCGTCGGGTTCTTCATCGTCGACACCCCGGCGAACCTCCTCGCCCTGAACCTGCCCGACCACTTCCTGCACCTCGGCAGCGCTGTCATCCTGGGTGGCGTGGCGCTCGGCGCGGACAAGTCCACCGCGGGCGGCGTCGCGCACGCCTGA
- a CDS encoding polyprenyl synthetase family protein codes for MNASRRPSTPGDARLDVEGAAAVDAVLSDYFSLSARRAGRIGDSYAALWRRLESSASGGKRFRPRLVLSAYQAYGGDDLAAAAHVGAAFELLHTALIVHDDVIDRDFTRRGLPNVSGSYRDIATTAGIPIPAAEHRGQSAAVIAGDLALTGAFRIVEGAGLASDVRDAVLEQLDEAVFASAAGELADVDFSMVAEPPTVDQVVAMCRLKTAVYTFETPLKAGAVLAGAPAHDLTLLGRFGCEIGIAYQAMDDLLGLFGDERATGKSTLGDLREGKSSLPIAFAAASPHWAELTPFLGKPDLSDAEAQTARELLIASGADTHTRALASRHAAAAVALLDELPSAVAPLLRPFAAQALERDR; via the coding sequence GTGAATGCCTCACGCCGACCATCGACGCCAGGCGACGCGCGACTCGACGTCGAGGGCGCAGCGGCCGTTGACGCCGTGTTGAGCGACTACTTCAGCCTATCCGCCCGCCGAGCCGGACGGATCGGCGACTCCTATGCAGCACTCTGGCGTCGGCTCGAGTCGAGCGCCAGCGGGGGCAAGCGGTTCCGGCCGCGGCTCGTGCTCTCCGCCTATCAGGCGTACGGGGGCGACGACCTCGCCGCGGCGGCGCACGTCGGCGCTGCGTTCGAACTGCTGCACACCGCGCTCATCGTCCACGACGACGTCATCGACCGGGACTTCACGCGGCGCGGGTTGCCGAACGTCTCGGGCAGCTACCGCGACATCGCCACCACCGCGGGCATCCCCATCCCGGCGGCCGAGCATCGCGGTCAATCGGCCGCCGTCATCGCCGGCGACCTCGCGCTGACCGGGGCATTCCGCATCGTCGAAGGAGCCGGCCTCGCCTCCGACGTGCGCGACGCGGTGCTCGAACAGCTCGACGAGGCCGTGTTCGCCTCCGCCGCCGGGGAGCTGGCCGATGTCGACTTCTCCATGGTCGCGGAGCCGCCCACGGTCGATCAGGTCGTCGCCATGTGCCGGCTGAAGACCGCCGTCTACACCTTCGAGACCCCGCTCAAGGCCGGTGCGGTGCTCGCCGGAGCCCCGGCCCACGACCTCACCCTGCTCGGACGGTTCGGCTGCGAGATCGGCATCGCCTACCAGGCGATGGACGACCTCCTCGGCCTCTTCGGCGATGAGCGCGCGACCGGCAAGTCGACGCTCGGAGATCTCCGCGAAGGCAAGAGCAGCCTCCCCATTGCGTTCGCGGCAGCCAGCCCGCACTGGGCCGAACTGACGCCGTTCCTCGGCAAGCCCGATCTGAGCGACGCCGAGGCGCAGACCGCCCGCGAGCTGCTGATCGCCAGCGGTGCCGACACGCACACCCGCGCCCTCGCCTCACGTCACGCGGCCGCGGCGGTCGCGCTGCTCGACGAGCTGCCCTCCGCCGTGGCGCCGCTGCTTCGCCCCTTCGCGGCGCAGGCGCTGGAGCGCGACCGGTGA
- a CDS encoding prenyltransferase — protein MIRQLFVSSRPLSWVNTAFPFAAAYLLAAGRIDVALVLGTLYFLVPYNLAMYGINDVFDYESDLRNPRKGGVEGAVLDRSLHRTTLVAVVVTNVPFIIALVLLGSVASWVILAVSLFAVVAYSAPVLRFKERPFLDSITSSTHFVSPAVYGLVLAGAAVDGPLLALLAAYFLWGMASHAFGAVQDVIADREAGIGSIATALGARTTVRLAFAGYLLAGVLLLFADWPGPLAAALVLPYAAMTAPFLRITDERSEDANSGWRRFLAINFVVGFLVTMLLIWYSFLR, from the coding sequence GTGATCCGACAGCTCTTCGTCTCGTCCCGGCCGCTGTCGTGGGTGAACACCGCGTTCCCGTTCGCCGCCGCCTACCTGCTCGCGGCGGGGCGCATCGATGTCGCCCTGGTGCTCGGAACCCTCTACTTCCTCGTCCCGTACAACCTCGCGATGTACGGCATCAACGACGTGTTCGACTACGAGTCCGACCTGCGCAACCCGCGGAAGGGCGGCGTGGAGGGGGCGGTGCTCGACCGCAGCCTCCACCGCACCACCCTTGTCGCCGTCGTCGTCACGAACGTCCCGTTCATCATCGCGTTGGTCCTCCTCGGGTCCGTGGCGTCCTGGGTGATCCTCGCGGTCAGCCTGTTCGCGGTGGTCGCCTACAGCGCCCCGGTGCTCCGCTTCAAGGAGCGCCCGTTCCTCGACTCGATCACCTCGAGCACCCACTTCGTCTCCCCGGCCGTCTACGGGCTCGTGCTCGCCGGTGCCGCAGTCGACGGTCCGCTCCTGGCACTGCTCGCCGCCTACTTCCTCTGGGGCATGGCGTCGCACGCGTTCGGTGCCGTGCAGGACGTCATCGCGGACCGCGAGGCGGGCATCGGATCGATCGCCACCGCCCTCGGCGCCCGCACCACCGTGCGGTTGGCGTTCGCCGGCTACCTGCTCGCAGGGGTGCTGCTGCTGTTCGCCGACTGGCCGGGACCGCTGGCCGCGGCGCTCGTGCTGCCGTACGCCGCGATGACGGCGCCGTTCCTGCGCATCACCGACGAGCGATCGGAAGACGCCAACAGCGGGTGGCGACGCTTTCTCGCCATCAACTTCGTCGTCGGCTTCCTCGTCACCATGCTCCTGATCTGGTACTCCTTCCTGCGCTGA
- a CDS encoding squalene/phytoene synthase family protein — MTAETGSELYLSAAEAAARVVIGRYSTSFGAASRLLGREERRHVANIYALVRVADEIVDGVAAEAGLSTDEVGERLDELERELDRALDTGYSTDLVVHAFAATARRVGFGRNYTAPFFRSMRSDLVRAEHDDASFNDYVYGSAEVVGLMCLAAFLDGHNPSKAQRARFESGARALGAAFQKVNFLRDLAADYSRLGRSYFPGIDVPRLDEADKARLLDDLDADLAQAAAVIPQLPRGSRRAVAAAHGLFAALSRRIADTPAARLRTTRISVPTAVKLKIVARAAATGRSE; from the coding sequence GTGACCGCCGAGACCGGCAGCGAACTGTATCTCTCCGCCGCCGAAGCCGCTGCCCGCGTCGTCATCGGCCGGTACTCGACGTCCTTCGGTGCCGCCTCGCGGCTGCTCGGACGGGAGGAACGCCGCCACGTCGCCAACATCTACGCGCTGGTGCGGGTCGCCGACGAGATCGTCGACGGGGTCGCCGCCGAGGCCGGCCTGTCGACGGACGAGGTGGGGGAGCGGCTCGACGAGCTCGAACGGGAACTCGATCGCGCGCTCGACACGGGCTACAGCACCGACCTCGTCGTGCACGCATTCGCCGCGACCGCTCGGCGGGTCGGCTTCGGCCGGAACTACACCGCGCCGTTCTTCCGCTCCATGCGCTCGGATCTGGTGCGCGCCGAGCACGACGACGCGAGCTTCAACGATTACGTCTACGGCTCGGCCGAGGTCGTCGGACTGATGTGCCTCGCCGCATTCCTCGATGGGCATAACCCGTCGAAGGCTCAGCGCGCCCGGTTCGAGAGCGGCGCGCGAGCCTTGGGCGCCGCCTTCCAGAAGGTCAACTTCCTGCGCGATCTCGCCGCCGACTACTCGCGGCTCGGGCGGAGCTACTTCCCCGGCATCGACGTGCCGCGTCTCGACGAGGCCGACAAGGCTCGCCTGCTCGACGACCTCGACGCCGATCTCGCTCAAGCGGCCGCGGTGATCCCGCAGCTCCCACGGGGGAGCAGACGCGCGGTCGCCGCCGCTCACGGGCTCTTCGCCGCTCTGTCACGCCGGATAGCGGACACGCCGGCGGCGCGGCTGCGGACGACGCGGATCAGCGTGCCGACCGCCGTGAAGCTGAAGATCGTCGCTCGCGCGGCGGCGACGGGGAGGTCCGAGTGA
- the crtI gene encoding phytoene desaturase family protein: protein MKRLAVIGGGISGIATAALMARRGYDVTLFEARDQLGGRAGLWEKDGFRFDTGPSWYLMPEVFDHFFKLLGTDAASELDLDRLDPGYRVFFPPSSDGRHGPVDIAADRQRNIDLFESLEPGAGRALERYLDSAGLTYRLAKERFLYSTFADLRPVFARGILRHGARLARLLLQPLDPFIRSSFANERIRRILGYPAVFLGGSPFDVPSMYHLMSSLDLEGGVLYPQGGLHTVIDAIEGVALAEGVTIRTGSPVTRIVTKPVGGGKPSVVGVEYRDENGDTVLHSAGTVVAACDLQAAETGLLSSDLQTYPQSWWDKRTPGPGAVLVYLGVKGELPQLQHHNLLFVDDWRGNFESIFGADASIPDPASIYVCKPSATDASVAPEGHENVFILVPVPADPELGAGGYDGDGSRTIEDAADRAIAQLAEWSGVPDLADRVVVRRTMGPADLEADLGAWMGSALGPAHTLRQSAFFRAGNVSKRVDGLYYAGGSTIPGIGLPMCLISAELVVKRVAGDVSAGPLPEPLEAAPWG, encoded by the coding sequence GTGAAGCGGCTAGCGGTCATCGGCGGGGGGATCAGCGGGATCGCGACCGCGGCGCTCATGGCACGCCGCGGCTACGACGTGACACTGTTCGAGGCACGCGACCAGCTGGGCGGCCGTGCGGGCCTCTGGGAGAAGGACGGGTTCCGCTTCGACACCGGGCCGTCCTGGTACCTGATGCCCGAAGTGTTCGACCACTTCTTCAAGCTCCTCGGCACCGATGCCGCGAGCGAGCTCGACCTCGACCGACTCGATCCCGGCTACCGGGTGTTCTTCCCGCCCTCATCCGACGGGCGGCACGGGCCTGTCGACATCGCGGCGGACCGTCAGCGCAACATCGACCTGTTCGAGAGCCTCGAGCCCGGCGCGGGTCGCGCGCTCGAGCGCTACCTCGACTCCGCAGGGCTCACCTACCGACTCGCGAAGGAACGCTTCCTGTACAGCACCTTCGCCGACCTCCGACCCGTCTTCGCCCGCGGCATCCTCCGTCATGGAGCCCGCCTGGCCCGACTGCTGCTGCAGCCGCTCGACCCGTTCATCCGCTCGAGCTTCGCGAATGAGCGCATCCGCCGGATCCTCGGCTACCCCGCGGTCTTCCTCGGAGGCTCACCCTTCGATGTGCCGAGCATGTACCACCTCATGAGCTCGCTCGACCTCGAAGGCGGCGTGCTCTACCCGCAGGGCGGGCTGCACACCGTCATCGACGCCATCGAAGGGGTGGCGCTCGCCGAAGGGGTCACCATCCGCACCGGATCGCCGGTAACCCGGATCGTCACCAAACCCGTCGGCGGCGGAAAGCCGAGCGTGGTCGGCGTCGAGTACCGGGACGAGAACGGCGACACGGTGCTGCACTCCGCCGGCACCGTCGTCGCCGCGTGCGATCTGCAGGCGGCCGAGACCGGCCTGCTTTCCTCCGACCTGCAGACCTACCCGCAGTCGTGGTGGGACAAGCGCACCCCCGGGCCGGGCGCCGTGCTCGTCTACCTCGGTGTGAAGGGCGAACTCCCGCAGCTGCAGCACCACAACCTGCTCTTCGTCGACGACTGGCGCGGCAACTTCGAGTCGATCTTCGGCGCGGACGCGTCCATTCCCGATCCGGCATCCATTTACGTCTGCAAGCCGAGCGCCACCGATGCATCGGTCGCGCCCGAAGGCCACGAGAACGTCTTCATCCTCGTTCCGGTCCCCGCCGACCCCGAGCTCGGCGCGGGCGGCTACGACGGCGACGGCTCCCGCACCATCGAAGACGCCGCCGATCGGGCCATCGCCCAGTTGGCGGAGTGGTCGGGCGTCCCGGATCTCGCCGACCGGGTCGTCGTGCGACGCACGATGGGACCCGCCGACCTCGAAGCCGATCTCGGGGCGTGGATGGGCTCGGCGCTCGGACCCGCTCACACGCTGCGGCAGAGCGCGTTCTTCCGGGCAGGCAACGTCAGCAAGCGGGTCGACGGTCTGTACTACGCGGGCGGGTCGACGATCCCGGGGATCGGTCTGCCCATGTGCCTCATCAGCGCGGAACTGGTCGTCAAACGCGTCGCCGGCGACGTGAGCGCGGGTCCTCTGCCGGAGCCGTTGGAGGCCGCGCCGTGGGGCTGA
- a CDS encoding lycopene cyclase domain-containing protein, with amino-acid sequence MGLIYLAALAVSLTGMVVLDRRFRLFFWRDARRASIVFVAGLAFFLVWDLVGIGAGVFFRGETEVLTGILVGPELPLEELFFLSLLIYSAMDVFGAVTRRAEEA; translated from the coding sequence GTGGGGCTGATCTACCTCGCCGCCCTCGCCGTCTCGCTCACCGGCATGGTGGTGCTCGACCGCCGCTTCCGGCTCTTCTTCTGGCGCGACGCCAGGAGGGCGAGCATCGTCTTCGTCGCAGGGCTCGCGTTCTTCCTCGTCTGGGATCTCGTCGGCATCGGGGCCGGCGTGTTCTTCCGTGGAGAGACGGAGGTGCTGACCGGGATCCTCGTCGGCCCCGAGCTGCCGCTCGAGGAGTTGTTCTTCCTGTCGCTGCTCATCTACTCGGCGATGGATGTCTTCGGCGCGGTCACCCGCCGTGCAGAGGAGGCGTAG
- a CDS encoding DUF2470 domain-containing protein, protein MHTFPDDVVTAVLRHMNDDHNDDSLVIVRANGAPDASRARMTRIDGEAGTWVVTTPKGERELRVAWSTPITKRAEIRREIVLLHEEALIS, encoded by the coding sequence GTGCACACCTTCCCCGACGACGTCGTGACCGCGGTACTCCGCCATATGAACGACGACCACAACGACGACAGCCTGGTGATCGTCCGCGCCAACGGCGCGCCCGACGCCTCTCGGGCTCGTATGACGAGGATCGACGGCGAGGCGGGCACCTGGGTGGTCACGACTCCGAAGGGCGAACGCGAGTTGCGGGTCGCGTGGTCCACTCCGATCACCAAACGCGCCGAGATCCGTCGGGAGATCGTGCTCCTGCACGAAGAAGCCCTGATCAGCTGA
- a CDS encoding BLUF domain-containing protein, protein MQSVVYVSTAVTAFSDAQLQALLTTSRSNNSALGLTGLLVYKDGQFMQALEGPDGAVRERLAVIAADRRHGGVTPVLERTIARREFADWTMGFRSVTDADLRDIPGFDDVFGTSRSGIGRWGTVSRARWLLDWFRDH, encoded by the coding sequence ATGCAGTCCGTCGTGTACGTCAGCACCGCCGTCACTGCGTTCTCGGACGCGCAGCTTCAGGCGCTCCTGACGACGAGTCGGAGCAACAACTCGGCCCTCGGCCTCACCGGCCTGCTGGTCTACAAGGACGGCCAGTTCATGCAGGCTCTCGAAGGGCCCGATGGCGCAGTGCGGGAGCGGCTCGCTGTCATCGCCGCGGACCGGCGACATGGCGGTGTGACACCGGTGCTCGAACGGACGATCGCACGCCGCGAGTTCGCCGATTGGACGATGGGCTTTCGATCGGTGACGGATGCCGACCTCCGTGACATCCCCGGCTTCGATGACGTCTTCGGCACGAGCAGGAGCGGGATCGGGCGCTGGGGGACCGTTTCCCGCGCCCGGTGGCTCCTCGACTGGTTCCGCGACCACTGA
- a CDS encoding ATP-dependent RecD-like DNA helicase has translation MPELSVEQRSVFELLENTTRHVLVTGRAGTGKSTLLNHLSWHSSKQLVICAPTGVAALNVGGQTIHSLFKLPIGVIADRELEQDADLRKLLGAVELLVIDEVSMVNADLLDAVDRALRQARARREPFGGVQVALFGDPFQLAPVPGDPDERAYFRDHYRSMWFFDAKVWDEASLSVVELREIHRQTDAEFKTMLTAVRHGRVTAEIAHRLNTAGARPVPAEAPITLATRNDSVNRINSRSLEALPGKAKASVAELNGDFGGRTFPADERLELKKGAQVMFLRNDPDGRWVNGSIGTVARIKDTVVVEIDGETHEVYPSTWERHRYSYDSGTKALKREVVAEFTQFPLRLAWAVTIHKSQGKTYDAAVIDLGTRVFSAGQTYVALSRLTSIDGLYLTRPLRPSDIIVDRDVIRFLTGAEKVAIERSADGGAPK, from the coding sequence GTGCCCGAGCTCTCCGTCGAACAGCGTTCGGTGTTCGAGCTGCTCGAGAACACCACCCGCCACGTCCTCGTCACCGGCCGTGCGGGAACCGGCAAGTCGACCCTGCTCAACCACCTGTCCTGGCACAGCAGCAAGCAGCTGGTGATCTGCGCGCCCACCGGGGTCGCGGCCCTCAACGTGGGCGGTCAGACCATCCACTCCCTCTTCAAGCTGCCGATCGGAGTCATCGCCGATCGCGAGCTCGAACAGGACGCCGACCTGCGGAAGCTGCTCGGCGCTGTCGAGCTGCTCGTGATCGACGAGGTGTCGATGGTGAACGCCGACCTCCTCGATGCCGTCGATCGTGCGCTGCGGCAGGCGCGGGCGCGTCGCGAGCCGTTCGGCGGTGTCCAGGTCGCCCTCTTCGGTGACCCCTTCCAGCTCGCCCCCGTGCCGGGCGATCCGGACGAGCGCGCCTACTTCCGCGACCACTACCGATCGATGTGGTTCTTCGACGCCAAGGTGTGGGATGAGGCGTCCCTCTCGGTCGTCGAACTGCGCGAGATCCATCGCCAGACCGACGCGGAGTTCAAGACGATGCTGACCGCGGTGCGGCACGGCCGCGTGACCGCCGAGATCGCACACCGGCTCAACACCGCGGGCGCCCGTCCGGTGCCGGCGGAGGCGCCGATCACGTTGGCCACGCGCAACGACAGCGTCAACCGCATCAACTCGCGCAGTCTCGAAGCCCTCCCCGGTAAGGCGAAGGCCTCGGTCGCCGAGCTGAACGGCGACTTCGGGGGGCGCACCTTCCCCGCCGACGAGCGGCTCGAGCTGAAGAAGGGTGCGCAGGTGATGTTCCTGCGCAACGACCCGGACGGGCGCTGGGTGAACGGCAGCATCGGCACCGTGGCGCGCATCAAGGACACCGTCGTCGTCGAGATCGACGGCGAGACGCACGAGGTCTATCCCTCCACCTGGGAGCGGCACCGGTACAGCTACGACTCGGGCACGAAGGCGCTGAAGCGCGAAGTCGTCGCCGAGTTCACCCAGTTCCCGCTGCGGCTCGCCTGGGCGGTGACGATCCACAAGTCGCAGGGCAAGACCTACGACGCCGCCGTGATCGACCTCGGCACGCGCGTGTTCTCAGCGGGTCAGACCTATGTCGCGCTGTCGCGGCTGACGAGCATCGACGGTCTGTACCTGACGCGCCCGCTGCGACCGAGCGACATCATCGTCGACCGCGATGTGATCCGCTTCCTCACCGGAGCCGAGAAGGTCGCGATCGAGCGGTCAGCCGACGGCGGCGCTCCGAAATGA
- a CDS encoding helix-turn-helix domain-containing protein has translation MSRSPSDADPTPSGKPAAGPLWREVLGAELRGLRRARGETLAAVGQRAGVSAQYLSELERGVKEPSSEIVGALAASLDRSLLDLALGAAARLSSSAAALSTKGEVALAA, from the coding sequence GTGAGCCGATCGCCGTCCGACGCCGACCCCACGCCATCGGGAAAGCCGGCGGCGGGTCCGCTGTGGCGCGAAGTCCTCGGCGCTGAGCTGCGCGGTCTTCGCCGCGCGCGAGGAGAGACGCTGGCCGCTGTCGGACAGAGGGCCGGTGTCTCAGCCCAGTACCTGTCGGAGCTCGAGCGGGGCGTGAAGGAGCCCTCGAGCGAGATCGTCGGCGCCCTCGCCGCTTCGCTCGACCGGTCGCTCCTCGACCTCGCCCTCGGCGCCGCCGCTCGGCTGTCCTCCAGTGCCGCTGCGCTCTCGACCAAGGGAGAGGTGGCGCTCGCCGCCTGA
- the idi gene encoding isopentenyl-diphosphate Delta-isomerase, producing MTRTESDEQVVLLDAAGSPIGIAPKASVHDDATPLHLAFSCHVSDAEGRLLVTRRALHKRTWPGVWTNSFCGHPGPDEAMEDAVRRRGRDELGIELEDLRLVLPDFRYRAVDASGVVENEVCPVYRARIATPLSPNHLEVMDYEWVDEREFAPVVAAATFAFSPWLALQFPELAAAEALARE from the coding sequence ATGACGAGAACTGAGAGCGACGAGCAAGTCGTTCTGCTTGATGCGGCGGGCTCCCCGATCGGCATCGCACCGAAGGCGTCGGTGCACGACGACGCGACCCCGCTGCACCTCGCGTTCTCCTGCCATGTGAGCGATGCGGAGGGCCGGCTGCTGGTCACCCGGCGCGCCCTGCACAAGCGCACCTGGCCCGGTGTGTGGACGAACTCCTTCTGCGGTCATCCGGGACCGGACGAGGCCATGGAGGACGCCGTCCGGCGGCGTGGACGCGACGAACTCGGCATCGAACTCGAGGACCTCCGACTCGTTCTCCCCGACTTCCGCTACCGGGCGGTCGACGCGAGCGGCGTCGTCGAGAACGAGGTCTGCCCGGTGTATCGCGCCCGGATCGCCACCCCGCTCTCGCCGAACCACCTCGAGGTGATGGATTACGAGTGGGTCGACGAGCGCGAGTTCGCGCCCGTGGTCGCCGCCGCGACGTTCGCGTTCAGCCCATGGCTGGCGTTGCAGTTCCCCGAACTGGCAGCGGCCGAGGCGCTCGCCCGCGAGTAG
- a CDS encoding lycopene cyclase domain-containing protein produces MTYLLVNLPFLGAVAAAVVAVALRRRGGRVIAGAFLVTLAALLLLTAVFDNVIIGLGIVAYDSSTTSGITIGVAPIEDFAYAVAAALGLPALWLLLPPTKRRPTGERA; encoded by the coding sequence ATGACGTATCTCCTCGTGAACCTGCCGTTCCTCGGCGCGGTCGCCGCCGCGGTGGTGGCGGTGGCCCTCCGGAGGCGCGGAGGTCGGGTGATCGCGGGCGCGTTCCTCGTGACGCTGGCGGCGCTGCTGCTGCTCACGGCCGTGTTCGACAACGTCATCATCGGGCTCGGCATCGTCGCGTACGACTCGTCGACGACGAGTGGTATCACCATCGGGGTGGCCCCGATCGAGGACTTCGCCTACGCGGTGGCGGCGGCTCTCGGCCTCCCGGCGCTCTGGCTGCTGCTGCCGCCGACGAAGCGCCGCCCGACGGGGGAGCGGGCGTGA
- a CDS encoding alpha/beta hydrolase, with amino-acid sequence MEAVFVHGALVRDGEWWWRPVAELLFERTGIRSRAVELPSCGEGDQADVQAGLIADAEALRSVLDAVDRAVVVGHSYGGTVIAEAGHHPAVAGVLLISSYLPELGETQAGIMSAEPDPVTIADAGGGRLAVAGYDSAGFAARFLHDADPEIQREGWSRVTAQSAAAFVTPTSREGWRASPPPTSSARTTAAPRSSCSASMPRRRRARSSSPPAITPSSPGPTSWSPRSRPCSSDEPVPHGSAVSGTTRHRAPQSC; translated from the coding sequence ATGGAAGCGGTCTTCGTTCACGGCGCACTCGTTCGAGACGGCGAGTGGTGGTGGCGGCCTGTCGCGGAGCTGCTCTTCGAGCGCACCGGCATCCGCAGTCGAGCGGTCGAGCTGCCGTCCTGCGGCGAGGGCGATCAGGCCGACGTGCAGGCCGGCCTGATCGCCGACGCGGAGGCGCTCCGTTCGGTGCTCGACGCCGTCGACCGTGCCGTCGTCGTCGGTCACTCCTACGGCGGCACCGTCATCGCCGAAGCAGGGCACCACCCGGCCGTCGCCGGCGTGCTCCTCATCTCCTCCTACCTGCCCGAACTCGGGGAGACCCAGGCCGGCATCATGAGCGCCGAGCCGGATCCGGTGACGATCGCCGATGCGGGCGGTGGCAGGCTCGCGGTCGCGGGATACGACTCGGCCGGGTTCGCCGCCCGCTTCCTGCACGACGCCGACCCCGAGATCCAGCGCGAGGGCTGGAGCCGTGTGACCGCCCAGTCGGCAGCGGCGTTCGTCACGCCGACCAGTCGAGAAGGGTGGAGGGCGTCCCCTCCACCTACCTCGTCTGCGCGGACGACCGCAGCACCTCGATCGAGCTGCAGCGCTTCCATGCCGCGAAGGCGACGCGCGCGGTCGAGCTCCCCACCGGCCATCACCCCTTCCTCTCCCGGCCCGACCTCGTGGTCGCCCAGATCGAGGCCATGCTCGTCCGATGAGCCGGTTCCGCACGGGTCCGCTGTGAGCGGAACGACGCGGCACCGAGCCCCTCAGTCCTGTTGA